One Pseudomonas sp. HOU2 genomic window carries:
- a CDS encoding 2-hydroxyacid dehydrogenase — MRTLVFSSQTYDRDSFLAAACPAGIELHFQPARLSLDTAALADQHEVVCAFINDDLSAPVLERLAAGGTRLIALRSAGYNHVDLLAAKRLGLAVVRVPAYSPHAVAEHAVALILALNRRLHRAYNRTREGDFTLHGLTGFDLVGKTVGIVGTGQIGATFAKIMHGFGCELLAYDPYPNPEVVALGARYLSLPELLAQSRIISLHCPLNAQSKHLINRESLAHLQPGAMLINTGRGGLVDTPALIDALKDGQLGYLGLDVYEEEAQLFFEDRSDLPLQDDVLARLLTFPNVIITAHQAFLTHEALGAIAATTLHNIATWAAGAPQNQVEG, encoded by the coding sequence ATGCGCACGCTCGTTTTCAGCAGCCAGACCTACGACCGCGACAGCTTCCTCGCCGCCGCCTGTCCGGCCGGGATAGAATTGCACTTTCAGCCGGCCCGGCTCAGTCTCGACACCGCTGCTTTGGCCGACCAGCATGAGGTGGTCTGCGCCTTCATCAACGATGACCTCAGTGCGCCGGTGCTGGAGCGCCTTGCCGCCGGTGGCACGCGGCTGATCGCCCTGCGTTCGGCGGGCTACAACCATGTCGACCTGCTCGCCGCGAAACGCCTCGGGCTGGCCGTGGTGCGGGTCCCGGCCTACTCGCCGCATGCGGTGGCCGAACATGCGGTGGCGCTGATTCTGGCGCTCAACCGGCGCCTGCACCGCGCCTACAACCGCACCCGCGAAGGCGATTTCACCCTGCACGGCCTGACCGGTTTCGATCTGGTGGGCAAAACCGTGGGGATTGTCGGCACCGGGCAGATCGGCGCGACGTTCGCGAAAATCATGCACGGTTTCGGTTGTGAATTGCTGGCCTACGACCCGTATCCAAACCCCGAGGTGGTGGCCTTGGGCGCACGTTACCTGAGTCTGCCGGAGCTGCTCGCGCAGTCACGGATCATCAGCCTGCACTGCCCGCTCAACGCCCAGAGCAAACACTTGATCAACCGCGAGTCACTGGCACACCTGCAACCGGGGGCGATGCTGATCAACACCGGCCGCGGCGGCCTGGTGGACACGCCGGCGCTGATCGACGCCTTGAAGGACGGCCAGCTGGGCTATCTGGGACTAGATGTGTATGAAGAGGAGGCGCAGCTGTTTTTCGAGGATCGCAGCGACTTGCCGTTGCAGGATGACGTGCTGGCGCGGCTGCTGACCTTCCCGAATGTGATCATCACCGCGCATCAGGCGTTTCTGACCCACGAGGCGCTGGGCGCAATTGCCGCGACCACCCTGCACAACATCGCGACCTGGGCCGCAGGCGCGCCGCAGAACCAGGTCGAAGGTTGA
- a CDS encoding META domain-containing protein, with protein MKRLALPLLVGAALVGCAAEPVQLQQNRSYILEWIGERPLMDYSHLTVTLGDDGRAYGNGGCNHWFAPYTLDGDKLSFGPIGKTRKLCAPALMEQEQRFLQALQGVERWDISPIEQMRFWPAEGKPLRWWLEEG; from the coding sequence ATGAAACGCCTTGCCCTGCCGCTGCTGGTCGGTGCCGCTCTGGTGGGCTGCGCCGCAGAGCCGGTGCAATTGCAGCAGAACCGCAGCTACATTCTGGAATGGATCGGCGAGCGGCCATTGATGGATTACAGCCATCTGACCGTGACCCTCGGCGACGATGGCCGCGCGTATGGCAATGGCGGCTGCAACCACTGGTTCGCACCGTACACCCTCGACGGCGACAAGCTGAGCTTCGGCCCGATCGGCAAGACCCGCAAACTCTGCGCGCCGGCGCTGATGGAGCAAGAACAACGCTTCCTGCAGGCGCTGCAAGGTGTCGAGCGCTGGGACATCTCGCCGATCGAACAGATGCGCTTCTGGCCGGCCGAAGGCAAGCCGCTGCGCTGGTGGCTGGAAGAGGGCTGA
- a CDS encoding TlpA disulfide reductase family protein yields the protein MTRRLAAALTIIGALMLGGCGNDYGIDQNGQKVASERLDKQWVVLNYWAEWCGPCRTEIPELNHLADELKGNNIGVFGVNFDNVQGEDLKSASEKLGIKFTVLAQDPADLFDLPRSEALPVTYIIDNKGKVREQLMGEQTAAGVMAKLEALQATK from the coding sequence ATGACACGGCGATTGGCAGCGGCATTGACGATAATCGGGGCGTTGATGCTGGGGGGCTGCGGCAACGACTACGGCATTGACCAGAACGGTCAGAAAGTCGCGTCCGAGCGTCTGGACAAGCAATGGGTAGTGCTCAATTACTGGGCCGAGTGGTGCGGCCCGTGCCGCACGGAAATTCCCGAGCTCAATCATCTGGCCGACGAACTGAAGGGCAACAACATCGGCGTGTTCGGGGTCAACTTCGACAACGTCCAGGGTGAAGACCTGAAAAGCGCCAGCGAGAAACTGGGCATCAAGTTCACCGTGCTGGCGCAGGATCCGGCCGACCTGTTCGACCTGCCGCGCAGTGAAGCCCTGCCGGTGACCTACATCATCGACAACAAGGGCAAGGTGCGCGAACAGTTGATGGGCGAGCAGACGGCGGCGGGGGTGATGGCCAAGCTTGAGGCGTTACAGGCGACAAAATGA
- the arsC gene encoding arsenate reductase (glutaredoxin) (This arsenate reductase requires both glutathione and glutaredoxin to convert arsenate to arsenite, after which the efflux transporter formed by ArsA and ArsB can extrude the arsenite from the cell, providing resistance.) codes for MTDLTLYHNPRCSKSRGALELLEARGLTPNVVRYLETPLNAAQIKALLGKLGISARQLLRSGEDEYKMLQLADESLSEAQLIDAIAQHPKLMERPILEVGDKAVIGRPPENVLELLP; via the coding sequence ATGACCGATCTGACGCTTTATCACAATCCGCGCTGCTCGAAATCCCGCGGCGCGCTGGAACTTCTTGAGGCCCGTGGCCTGACCCCGAACGTGGTGCGTTACCTGGAAACGCCGCTGAACGCCGCGCAGATCAAGGCCTTGCTCGGCAAGCTGGGCATCAGTGCACGGCAACTGCTGCGCAGCGGAGAAGATGAATACAAAATGCTTCAGCTGGCTGACGAGAGCCTCAGCGAAGCGCAATTGATCGACGCCATCGCTCAGCACCCAAAACTGATGGAACGGCCAATTCTTGAAGTCGGCGACAAAGCCGTGATCGGTCGTCCGCCGGAAAATGTGCTGGAGTTGTTGCCGTGA
- the wrbA gene encoding NAD(P)H:quinone oxidoreductase, whose amino-acid sequence MSSPYILVLYYSRSGSTNEMARQIARGVEQAGLEARLRTVPAISTECEAVSPDIPDEGALYATLDDLKNCAGLALGSPTRFGNMAAPLKYFLDGTSNLWLTGALVGKPAGVFTSTASLHGGQETTLLSMMLPLLHHGMLITGLPYSESALLETQGGGTPYGASHHAGADGKKGLDQHEMALCRALGARLAKTAQKLEG is encoded by the coding sequence GTGAGCTCGCCGTACATTCTGGTTCTTTATTACAGCCGCAGCGGCTCGACCAACGAAATGGCGCGGCAGATTGCCCGAGGGGTCGAACAGGCCGGCCTCGAAGCACGCCTGCGTACCGTGCCGGCAATCTCCACCGAGTGCGAAGCGGTCTCCCCGGATATCCCCGACGAAGGTGCGCTGTACGCCACCCTCGATGATCTGAAGAACTGCGCCGGCCTCGCTCTTGGCAGCCCGACCCGCTTCGGCAACATGGCTGCACCGCTGAAGTACTTCCTCGACGGCACCAGCAACCTGTGGCTGACCGGTGCGCTGGTCGGCAAACCGGCCGGCGTGTTCACCTCCACCGCCAGCCTGCACGGCGGCCAGGAAACCACCCTGCTGTCGATGATGCTGCCGCTGTTGCACCACGGCATGCTGATCACCGGCCTGCCGTACAGCGAATCGGCACTGCTGGAAACCCAGGGCGGCGGCACGCCGTATGGCGCCAGCCACCACGCCGGGGCCGATGGCAAAAAAGGTCTCGATCAACACGAGATGGCGCTGTGTCGCGCACTCGGCGCACGCCTGGCGAAAACCGCGCAAAAACTGGAGGGTTGA
- a CDS encoding DUF2069 domain-containing protein — protein MAKKPKVLPSVEWLEPRVKAMRIVSLLCFFGLAGLLAAYYLVFADLHGARPWVILLVELIPWLILAPGMLMGNARAHSWMCFVVNLYFIKGALAAYDPNRQLFGVLEMAASLALFCSALLYVRWRYQLNRKLAGEGEISVA, from the coding sequence GTGGCGAAGAAGCCGAAAGTCCTGCCCTCCGTCGAGTGGCTCGAACCCCGCGTCAAGGCGATGCGGATCGTCAGCCTGTTGTGCTTCTTCGGCCTCGCCGGGCTGCTTGCCGCTTACTACCTGGTGTTCGCCGACCTGCATGGCGCCCGACCTTGGGTGATCCTGCTGGTCGAGCTGATCCCGTGGCTGATCCTTGCGCCGGGGATGCTGATGGGCAACGCGCGTGCGCACTCGTGGATGTGTTTTGTGGTGAATCTGTATTTCATCAAGGGCGCATTGGCGGCGTATGACCCGAACCGACAGCTGTTTGGCGTGCTGGAGATGGCCGCGAGCCTGGCGCTGTTCTGCTCGGCGCTGCTGTATGTGCGGTGGCGGTATCAGTTGAATCGCAAGCTGGCTGGCGAGGGCGAGATTTCCGTCGCTTGA
- a CDS encoding DNA-3-methyladenine glycosylase I has protein sequence MRDYKWLHEYCLNRFGSAAELEAHLPVPKIPAQLRKISDDRYLSTMALRVFRAGLKHSLVDAKWPAFEEVFFKFDPEKVVLMSAEHLERLMQDARIIRHLGKLKSVPRNAQFILDVEKEKGSFGALIADWPVTDIVGLWTYLKKHGSQLGGLSAPRFLRMVGKDTFVPSYDVVAALNAQKIVDKVPTSLRDLAIVQNAFNQWHEQSGGRPMSQISMMLAYTVNH, from the coding sequence ATGCGCGATTACAAGTGGCTGCACGAATACTGTCTGAACCGCTTCGGTTCGGCGGCTGAACTGGAAGCCCATCTGCCCGTTCCCAAAATTCCCGCGCAACTGCGCAAGATCAGCGACGATCGCTACCTCTCGACCATGGCCCTGCGCGTGTTCCGCGCCGGACTCAAGCACAGTCTGGTGGACGCCAAGTGGCCGGCCTTCGAAGAAGTGTTCTTCAAGTTCGACCCGGAAAAAGTCGTGCTGATGAGCGCCGAACACCTCGAACGCCTGATGCAGGATGCGCGGATCATTCGTCACCTGGGCAAGCTCAAGAGCGTGCCGCGCAATGCGCAGTTCATCCTTGATGTCGAGAAGGAGAAGGGCAGTTTCGGCGCGCTGATCGCCGACTGGCCGGTGACCGATATCGTCGGTCTGTGGACCTATCTGAAAAAGCACGGAAGTCAGTTGGGCGGGCTGTCGGCACCACGCTTCTTGCGCATGGTCGGCAAGGACACCTTCGTGCCGAGTTACGACGTGGTCGCCGCGCTGAATGCACAGAAGATCGTCGACAAGGTGCCGACCAGTCTGCGCGATCTGGCGATTGTGCAGAACGCTTTCAACCAGTGGCATGAACAGAGTGGCGGTCGGCCGATGAGCCAGATTTCGATGATGCTGGCGTACACCGTCAATCACTGA
- the ttcA gene encoding tRNA 2-thiocytidine(32) synthetase TtcA encodes MGTLTVNQNKLQKRLRRLAGEAVADFNMIEDGDKVMVCLSGGKDSYTMLDVLLHLQKVAPIKFDIVAVNMDQKQPGFPEHVLPAYLKELGVEYHIVEKDTYSVVKELVPEGKTTCSLCSRLRRGTLYTFADEIGATKMALGHHRDDIVETFFLNMFFNGTLKAMPPKLRADDGRNVVIRPLAYCNEKDIQAYSDFKAFPIIPCNLCGSQENLQRQVVKEMLQDWERKTPGRTESIFRSLQNVVPSQLADRNLFDFTSLKIDETAASRFVNVVNL; translated from the coding sequence ATGGGCACTCTTACGGTCAACCAGAACAAACTGCAAAAGCGCCTGCGCCGCCTGGCCGGCGAAGCGGTCGCCGATTTCAACATGATCGAAGACGGCGACAAGGTCATGGTCTGCCTGTCCGGGGGCAAGGACAGTTACACCATGCTCGACGTGCTGCTGCACCTGCAGAAGGTTGCACCGATCAAGTTCGACATCGTCGCGGTGAACATGGACCAGAAGCAACCGGGCTTCCCCGAGCACGTGTTGCCGGCCTACCTGAAAGAGCTGGGCGTCGAGTACCACATCGTCGAGAAAGACACCTACTCGGTGGTCAAGGAACTGGTGCCGGAAGGCAAGACCACCTGCTCGCTGTGCTCGCGTCTGCGTCGCGGCACGCTGTACACCTTTGCTGACGAAATCGGCGCGACCAAAATGGCCCTCGGTCACCACCGTGACGACATCGTCGAGACGTTCTTCCTCAACATGTTCTTCAACGGCACCCTCAAGGCGATGCCGCCCAAGCTGCGCGCCGATGACGGGCGCAACGTGGTGATCCGTCCGCTGGCCTACTGCAACGAGAAAGACATCCAGGCCTACTCGGACTTCAAGGCATTCCCGATCATCCCGTGCAACCTCTGCGGTTCGCAGGAAAACCTGCAGCGTCAGGTGGTCAAGGAAATGCTTCAGGACTGGGAGCGCAAGACTCCGGGCCGAACTGAGAGCATCTTCCGCAGTCTGCAGAACGTGGTGCCGTCGCAACTGGCCGACCGCAACCTGTTCGACTTCACCAGCCTGAAGATCGACGAGACGGCGGCTTCGCGCTTTGTCAACGTGGTCAATCTGTAA
- a CDS encoding Yip1 family protein, translated as MIHHVVGLFTHPDQEWKEIRGDQEESISHMYLTHTLILAAIPAISAFIGTTQVGWVIGNRAPVMLTVESAIWMTVMSYLAMLGGVAVMGAFVHWMARTYDANPSLARCVAFATYTATPLFVGGLAALYPHMWLGMIVGTAAICYTVYLLYVGLPTFMNIPSDEGFLFSSSVLAVGLVVLVAIMAFTVIVWGLGVGPVYTN; from the coding sequence ATGATCCATCACGTAGTGGGACTTTTTACCCACCCCGATCAGGAATGGAAGGAAATCCGTGGCGACCAAGAGGAAAGCATCAGCCACATGTACCTGACGCACACGCTGATTCTGGCGGCGATTCCGGCGATTTCGGCGTTTATCGGCACCACGCAGGTCGGCTGGGTGATCGGCAACCGCGCGCCGGTGATGCTCACCGTCGAAAGTGCGATCTGGATGACGGTGATGTCGTACCTGGCGATGCTCGGCGGGGTCGCGGTGATGGGCGCCTTCGTGCACTGGATGGCGCGCACCTACGACGCCAATCCGAGCCTGGCCCGTTGCGTGGCCTTCGCTACCTACACCGCGACGCCGTTGTTCGTCGGCGGGCTGGCGGCGCTGTATCCGCACATGTGGCTGGGGATGATCGTCGGCACGGCGGCCATCTGCTACACGGTGTACCTGCTCTACGTGGGGCTGCCGACGTTCATGAACATTCCGTCGGACGAAGGCTTCCTGTTTTCCAGCTCGGTGCTGGCGGTGGGTCTGGTGGTGCTGGTGGCCATCATGGCGTTCACCGTGATTGTCTGGGGCCTCGGCGTGGGGCCGGTGTACACCAACTGA
- a CDS encoding SprT family zinc-dependent metalloprotease encodes MPEQLNTRVEDCYQLAEAFFKRHFQRPVVSLKLRGQKAGVAHLHENLLRFNPQLYRENTEHFLKQTVAHEVAHLIAHQLFGDRIQPHGEEWQLIMRGVYELPPDRCHTYAIKRRSVTRYIYKCPCADSDFPFSAQRHSLVRQGRRYLCRRCRNTLVFSGEMRVE; translated from the coding sequence ATGCCCGAGCAACTCAATACCCGCGTCGAAGACTGTTACCAACTCGCTGAAGCCTTTTTCAAACGTCATTTCCAACGCCCCGTCGTCAGCCTCAAGCTGCGCGGGCAAAAAGCCGGTGTTGCGCATCTGCACGAGAACCTGCTGCGCTTCAACCCGCAGCTGTACCGGGAAAACACCGAACACTTCCTCAAGCAGACCGTGGCCCACGAAGTCGCGCACCTGATCGCCCATCAACTGTTCGGCGACCGCATCCAGCCCCACGGCGAGGAGTGGCAACTGATCATGCGTGGGGTTTACGAGCTGCCGCCGGATCGCTGCCACACCTACGCAATCAAACGCCGCAGCGTGACCCGCTACATCTACAAATGCCCGTGCGCCGACAGTGATTTTCCGTTTTCGGCGCAGCGTCATAGCCTGGTAAGGCAGGGGCGGCGGTATTTGTGCCGGCGTTGTCGCAACACCTTGGTGTTCAGTGGTGAGATGCGCGTCGAATAG
- a CDS encoding CaiB/BaiF CoA-transferase family protein: protein MSAPLASLKILDFSTLLPGPFASLLLADMGAEVLRIESPTRMDLLRVLPPHDQGMSASHAYLNRNKRSLALDLKQPEALEVVRQLLADYDIVLEQFRPGVMERLGLGYEALKAINPKLIYVSITGYGQTGPYMDRAGHDINYLALAGLSSYTGRADSGPLPLGMQVADIAGGSLHGVIGLLAAVIARQQSGQGTHLDVSMTDCAFSLNAMAGAGYLACGEEPHWEEQMLNGGSFYDYYRTRDGRWLSVGSLEPGFMQQLCSALGRPELAAQGLSPKPEQQRLLKDALKVEFEKHDFAELCELFAGVDACVEPVLNLSEALQHPQLQARELVTQVPRGDGTTQAQIACPLKFSEALPAPRHVGAGLGQHTEQVLGELGFGAERIAELRRAKVIL from the coding sequence ATGTCCGCGCCGCTGGCCTCACTGAAGATTCTGGATTTCTCGACCCTGCTGCCGGGGCCGTTCGCCTCGCTGTTGCTGGCGGACATGGGCGCCGAAGTCCTGCGCATCGAATCGCCGACGCGCATGGACCTGCTGCGGGTATTGCCGCCCCACGATCAGGGCATGTCCGCCAGCCACGCTTACCTCAACCGTAACAAGCGCAGCCTAGCGCTGGATCTCAAGCAGCCGGAGGCGCTGGAGGTGGTCAGGCAGTTGCTGGCCGACTACGACATCGTGCTCGAGCAGTTTCGTCCCGGTGTGATGGAGCGTCTGGGCCTGGGGTACGAGGCGCTGAAGGCGATCAACCCGAAACTGATTTACGTGTCGATCACCGGCTACGGCCAGACCGGGCCGTACATGGATCGCGCCGGGCATGACATCAACTACCTCGCACTGGCCGGGCTCTCCAGCTACACCGGTCGTGCCGACAGCGGGCCGTTGCCGCTGGGCATGCAGGTGGCGGATATCGCAGGTGGTTCGCTGCATGGGGTGATCGGCCTGCTGGCGGCGGTCATCGCCCGGCAGCAGAGCGGGCAGGGCACGCACCTGGACGTGAGCATGACCGATTGCGCCTTCAGCCTGAACGCCATGGCTGGCGCCGGGTATCTGGCCTGTGGCGAGGAGCCGCACTGGGAAGAGCAGATGCTCAATGGCGGCAGCTTCTACGACTACTACCGCACTCGCGACGGGCGCTGGTTGTCGGTGGGCAGTCTGGAACCGGGGTTCATGCAGCAACTGTGTTCGGCGTTGGGCCGGCCGGAGCTGGCGGCGCAGGGCTTGTCGCCAAAACCCGAGCAGCAACGGTTATTGAAGGACGCGCTGAAAGTTGAATTCGAGAAACACGATTTTGCCGAACTGTGCGAGCTGTTCGCCGGGGTTGATGCTTGTGTCGAGCCGGTGCTGAACCTGAGCGAGGCGCTGCAGCATCCGCAGTTGCAGGCGCGGGAACTGGTGACTCAGGTGCCGCGTGGCGATGGCACGACCCAGGCGCAGATTGCCTGTCCGTTGAAGTTTTCCGAGGCGCTGCCGGCGCCGCGGCATGTCGGGGCGGGGTTGGGGCAGCATACGGAGCAGGTCTTGGGGGAGTTGGGGTTTGGTGCTGAGCGGATTGCCGAGTTGCGGCGTGCCAAGGTGATTCTCTAG
- a CDS encoding dicarboxylate/amino acid:cation symporter, translated as MTTRQPLYKSLYFQVIVAIIIGIALGHYYPQFGVAVKPLGDGFIKLIKMIIAPIIFCTVVSGIAGMQSMKSVGKTGGYALLYFEIVSTIALLVGLIVVNIVQPGNGMHIDVSTLDASKVATYVQQGADQSVVGFLLNVIPTTIVGAFATGDILQVLMFSVIFGFALHRLGDYGRPILDFIDRFAHVMFNIINMIMKLAPIGAFGAMAFTIGAYGVGSLVQLGQLMACFYITCVLFILIVLGAIARMHGFSVLKMIRYIREELLIVLGTSSSESVLPRMLIKMERLGAKKSVVGLVIPTGYSFNLDGTAIYLTMAAVFIAQATDTHMDITHQITLLVVLLLSSKGAAGVTGSGFIVLAATLSAVGHLPVAGLALILGIDRFMSEARALTNLVGNAVATIVVAKWVKELDTDVLQSELASGGRGIVDTRPEDDLGVAEGATPSNVK; from the coding sequence ATGACGACTCGTCAGCCACTGTACAAATCCCTGTATTTCCAGGTGATCGTCGCAATCATCATCGGTATTGCGCTTGGTCACTACTACCCGCAGTTCGGTGTGGCGGTAAAGCCGCTGGGTGACGGGTTCATCAAGCTGATCAAAATGATCATCGCCCCGATCATCTTCTGCACCGTGGTCAGCGGCATCGCTGGCATGCAAAGCATGAAGTCGGTCGGCAAGACCGGCGGTTACGCACTCCTGTACTTCGAAATCGTTTCGACCATCGCCCTGCTGGTCGGTCTGATCGTGGTCAACATCGTGCAGCCGGGCAACGGCATGCACATCGACGTCAGCACCCTGGACGCCTCGAAAGTCGCGACCTACGTGCAGCAAGGCGCAGACCAGAGCGTAGTCGGCTTCCTGCTCAACGTGATCCCGACCACCATCGTCGGCGCGTTCGCCACCGGTGACATCCTGCAAGTGCTGATGTTCTCGGTGATCTTCGGTTTCGCCCTGCATCGCCTGGGTGACTACGGCCGTCCGATCCTCGACTTCATCGATCGCTTCGCCCACGTGATGTTCAACATCATCAACATGATCATGAAGCTTGCGCCGATCGGTGCCTTCGGTGCGATGGCGTTCACCATCGGTGCCTACGGTGTCGGCTCGCTGGTGCAGCTGGGCCAACTGATGGCCTGCTTCTACATCACTTGCGTGCTGTTCATCCTGATCGTGCTGGGTGCCATCGCTCGCATGCACGGCTTCAGCGTGCTGAAGATGATCCGCTACATCCGTGAAGAACTGCTGATCGTACTGGGTACTTCCTCGTCGGAATCGGTACTGCCACGCATGCTGATCAAGATGGAGCGTCTGGGCGCGAAGAAATCGGTGGTGGGTCTGGTGATCCCGACCGGTTACTCGTTCAACCTCGACGGTACCGCGATCTACCTGACTATGGCTGCGGTGTTCATTGCGCAGGCCACCGACACGCACATGGATATCACGCACCAGATCACTCTGCTGGTGGTATTGCTGCTGTCCTCCAAAGGTGCCGCCGGTGTGACCGGTTCGGGCTTCATCGTGCTGGCCGCCACTCTGTCGGCGGTCGGTCACCTGCCGGTGGCCGGTCTGGCGCTGATTCTGGGTATCGACCGCTTCATGTCCGAAGCCCGCGCCCTGACCAACCTGGTCGGCAACGCCGTCGCGACCATCGTGGTTGCCAAGTGGGTGAAAGAGCTGGATACCGACGTGCTGCAATCCGAGCTGGCTTCGGGCGGTCGCGGTATCGTTGATACCCGTCCGGAAGATGACCTGGGTGTGGCTGAAGGTGCTACTCCAAGCAACGTCAAGTAA
- a CDS encoding AraC family transcriptional regulator — protein sequence MRERTIASHFARAALGGARRSGFDYAPLLQQLGISPELLDEPRARIAPEQFTQLIQSLWLALDDEYLGFGNAPSKPGSFAMMCHALIHCRSLEKALQRGLLFYSLFPDAPRLSLSREDEWVRLSLDDAQLWDPDHFLSESLLVIWHRLGSWLIGQRIRLEQATFSYPKPAHGAEYDLLFPCPLVFSAQQSSLLFHSRYLHMPLLQDERTLKHFLERSPADLLSRPDDGDSLSSRLRRLLSRDSAQWPDLEAVAAQLHISPQTLRRHLREEGSSFQELKDQLRRDIAIYHLGRADLSLQQIAEQLGFSEPSAFHRAFKKWTGLTPGAYRAQEQ from the coding sequence ATGCGCGAACGTACCATCGCCAGTCATTTCGCCCGCGCCGCCCTCGGTGGCGCTCGCCGTTCGGGGTTCGACTATGCGCCGCTGCTGCAGCAACTGGGCATCAGCCCCGAGTTGCTGGATGAACCGCGGGCGCGCATCGCCCCGGAGCAATTCACTCAACTGATCCAGAGCCTGTGGCTGGCGCTGGATGACGAATACCTGGGTTTCGGCAATGCGCCAAGCAAGCCCGGCAGCTTCGCGATGATGTGCCACGCCCTGATCCACTGCCGCAGCCTGGAGAAGGCACTGCAACGCGGTTTATTGTTTTATAGCCTATTCCCCGACGCCCCGCGCCTGAGCCTGAGCCGCGAAGACGAATGGGTGCGCCTGAGCCTCGATGATGCGCAGTTGTGGGACCCGGATCACTTTCTCAGCGAGAGTCTGCTGGTGATCTGGCATCGCCTCGGCAGTTGGCTGATCGGCCAGCGCATTCGCCTGGAACAGGCCACCTTCAGTTACCCGAAACCGGCGCACGGTGCCGAGTACGACCTGCTGTTTCCCTGCCCGCTGGTGTTTTCGGCCCAGCAGAGCAGCCTGCTGTTTCACAGCCGCTATCTGCACATGCCGTTGTTACAGGATGAACGCACGCTGAAGCATTTCCTCGAACGCTCCCCCGCCGACCTGCTGTCACGCCCGGACGACGGCGACAGCCTCAGCAGTCGCCTGCGCCGCTTGCTCAGCCGCGACAGCGCGCAGTGGCCGGACCTCGAAGCCGTGGCCGCGCAGTTGCACATCAGCCCGCAAACCCTGCGTCGGCATTTGCGTGAGGAAGGCAGCAGTTTTCAGGAATTGAAGGATCAGTTGCGCCGAGACATCGCGATCTATCACTTGGGACGGGCAGATCTGTCGTTGCAACAGATTGCCGAGCAATTGGGGTTTTCCGAGCCGTCGGCGTTTCACCGGGCGTTCAAAAAATGGACCGGGCTGACACCGGGGGCGTATCGGGCGCAGGAGCAGTGA